In a genomic window of Verrucomicrobiota bacterium:
- the malG gene encoding maltose ABC transporter permease MalG, whose product MKRITPEPQTPAANREPVAPQLQEPAGAGEASAVPAPTAARGKLKPEQKSIIRHVVSHVILISLLVLVLVPYIMVVSASFRRGNYAPSGLFPDKVSLEHWKYVLGIPYQEIANPATGETHVVQAETPPLLWFWNSIKVSSIASAAIILLSGTAAYAFARLKFKFKSVTLSSLLILQMFPMVLALVAIYSILDFLGQYVRWLGLNTQPGLILVYLGGISGYIWMIKGYFETIPESMEESARIDGASQFQTFMRILLPMSLPIFAVVFILSFIAFMSEYPVASIVLQARSNWTLAVGANSFLAEHEKLWGRFSALAVLSGLPITVMFLLCQKFIVGGLTSGGAKE is encoded by the coding sequence ATGAAAAGGATCACTCCCGAACCGCAAACGCCGGCTGCAAACCGGGAACCGGTTGCACCCCAACTGCAAGAACCGGCCGGAGCAGGGGAAGCATCAGCTGTTCCCGCACCAACCGCCGCGCGCGGAAAGCTCAAACCGGAACAGAAATCCATAATCCGGCACGTGGTTTCCCACGTGATCCTGATCAGCTTGCTGGTGCTGGTCCTCGTGCCCTACATCATGGTGGTTTCAGCTTCCTTCCGCCGCGGCAATTACGCCCCGAGCGGATTGTTCCCCGACAAGGTCAGCCTGGAACATTGGAAGTACGTCCTGGGCATCCCTTATCAGGAAATTGCCAATCCGGCTACCGGCGAAACCCACGTGGTCCAGGCCGAAACCCCGCCGCTACTCTGGTTCTGGAACTCCATCAAAGTGTCGTCGATCGCGTCTGCCGCCATCATTCTGCTGTCGGGAACGGCGGCTTACGCCTTCGCCCGGCTTAAATTCAAATTCAAGTCGGTCACCTTAAGTTCCTTGCTGATCCTGCAAATGTTTCCCATGGTGCTCGCGTTGGTCGCCATTTATTCCATCCTCGATTTCCTGGGTCAATACGTCCGGTGGCTGGGCCTCAACACCCAACCGGGTCTGATCCTGGTCTACCTCGGTGGCATTTCAGGTTATATCTGGATGATCAAAGGCTACTTCGAGACGATCCCGGAAAGCATGGAGGAATCGGCTCGTATCGATGGCGCCTCTCAGTTTCAGACGTTCATGCGGATCCTGCTGCCGATGAGTCTGCCCATTTTTGCGGTGGTCTTTATCCTGTCATTTATCGCGTTCATGTCGGAATACCCCGTGGCCTCGATCGTCCTGCAGGCGCGCAGTAACTGGACCTTGGCAGTCGGGGCCAATTCCTTCCTGGCGGAGCACGAAAAGCTCTGGGGCCGGTTTTCGGCTCTGGCTGTCCTGAGCGGCCTGCCTATCACCGTGATGTTCCTGCTGTGCCAGAAGTTTATCGTCGGCGGTTTAACGTCCGGCGGCGCCAAGGAATGA